The Labilibaculum sp. sequence TTTCAGTATCCGAAGCAAAATTTGCTCCCATAAAAATGCCCGATCCAATAGCCAATACAAACAGGATACTCACAAAGGCAGGCATTAATAGTCTGGTAAAAACCGGCTGATTGGCTTTTCTTTGCTCTTCCTTAAAACGGTTCATCGTTTTTGATACAAAATATGGATTCGGCTGTAAAAATTTCTCCTTCTCAATAACTCCCATAGCCGACTGAAGTAAAACCAAGCGATCGGAACATGAACTGCACTTCGACAAATGATTTTCCACCTGCAGCATTTCATCTTTCAAAAGTTCCTTTTCCAGATAAAAAATTAATTTGCTATTTACCTCGTTGCATTCCATTTGTATTGTTTTTAGTATTGGACACCACTCTTAATAAAAACTTGCGCTACTTCTTAAACTTTTCGTAATACCCGATGAGTTTTTTCTGCAAATTCGATTTTGCCCTAAACAGCAGCGACTCTACCGACGATTTCGAAATCTGCATCAACTCAGCAATTTCTGCATAGCTCAGTTCCTCATACTTACTCAATGTAAAAGCAATTTTCTGATTTTCGGGCAAAGCATCCAAAGCTGCATGAATCGCTCTGGCATGATCCTTTTCCTCCAAATATCGATCGGGATTCACAAAACCCGACCCCTCTTGTATTTCTTCCTTCTTTCCCTGAAAAAAATCTTCGATCCGACTAAAGAATTTTCTTCTTTTACTGGTCCGAATTGCATTTAAACTGCGCGTAATAGTGATTCGGTACAACCAGGTTTTCAGACTCGACTCGCTCCTAAAATCAGCTATCGAATGATAAACCTGTATAAATACATCCTGGGCAATGTCTTCAGCATCCGTCTGATTGTGAATCATCCCCATAGCTGTATTCACCACCATTGCCTGATAGGTCTCTACAAGCTGGCGAAATGCAGTTTCGTTTCCGGATTTAAGTTGTTCAACCAAGTCCTTTTCAATCATAGTAAAATTACTTCGATGCTGATTCTGTGAATTTAAATGCTTAGACACCCATTCGCAAATAAACTTGCGCTCTTCCACGAAAAAAATTTCTGAAATATTGTATTTGTAAAATTTTCACTGCAAACAAATAGCTGTCACAGAGCCGGAACAAAGCACTATCTGCACTTTCATTGCCATAAATACCGCTTCCCCTAAAGGGAAAATTCACAATAAGCAAATCTTTAAACTACATTCCAACGACGAAAACTTATTTCATAACTGTTATAGTTTATACTCTCCTTTTTAAAACCACTCATTTGGTCGGTTAGCATACATTCTTTTCCTATTTCCATTTTCTTGACTTTTTGTGTCAAGCTATTTCAGGATAAACTACTTTCCCTTGCCTAAAAGTGCTTCCCCCTGCCATAAAGCGCATTCCCGATACCAAAAAGTGACTTCCCGATGCTCAAAAGCGACAATTTGTCGGAAAAAGCATCTTCCCGAGCCTAAAAAGCACTTTCCCTGTGCTCAAAAGTGAATTCCCAATACATAATAGTGAAGAACCACAGCACCATTGTATTTCTCACTCTTCCAATTCAAAAAAAACATTCTTTTTACATAAATTCTAAACTACGAAACAAAACAAATTCAACTTATGTTTTGTTTTGTTTTGTTGTAATTAATTATTACTTTCAGAATTCGAATGAAATACCTACAAATAATTACAACACTGAAATAAGAAACTTTACAACAATAAAAAACACTTTCACAACAATAAACAAACAATAACACAATATAAAAAGAGCCTAAACAACAACATTAAAACAAGTAAATATATTATTTATCTTAAGATATAAACAACCAAAAAAATTAACCCTGAAAAAAAGAGATTGTTATGCCAAAGAGTTTACAAAAATCATTAGAAGAATGTAGAATACTCGTATATGGTTTATCGGGTAACGAAGCTATTAAAACACGAATTGCATCAATTTATCCAGAAAAGCGCATTTTGGCTGGAATAAAGCTTTACGAAAATGCAAAAGCAGCTTTCGAAAGCCAATCTTCGGAAAAAATTGAATCGACAGAAGCAAATCGTGAATTTAAAATTGTTTACGACAAAATATATGAAGAATTGGTGAAGATCCGTAAAGCCGGTCGTTACTTCTTCAAAAATAACGCTGAACTAAACACTCTTCTTCGTTTAAACAAAGAGGTTCCGACTAATTATGCTGACTGGAAAAACCTATGTAATGAAACTACAAATGCCATTCTTCAGCACGTTGTAATTCAGGATAAATTAGCATTGGTTGAGTTAGGCCCTGAAAGAATCACTGAAATGGCACAGCAATTGGAAAAAATTGATGAGCTGAAAATAAAAGCGGAAAAAGAGGATGGTGAAGCTCAGGTTGCCACGGTTCGAAAACAAGTGACTTTTAACGAATTAATGATCTACTGTTCGGATTTACGTGCCTGTTTGGATCTGTTTTACGAAAAATCGGAACGCCAAACATTGGAACAGCTTGGAATATTGGTTAGATAGGAACTACTACACATCTATATTTTCAATCATGCCCCAATTGCTTTACGGCGGTTGGGGTTTTTACAAAAAGAAAGACGCGATTACAATCGCGTCTTTCTGATGTCTCATTGCTTCTGTTTTCCCAAACACGAACTGTGGATGAATGACTAAAATTTAGATTCACAGCATCGTTTTATGATTGCAAGAGTTGTAGAATCTTTATCATACACTCCATACCATCCCTGCAATTCGTGAGGAGGATCCCCTAAATAAGTATCGCCCTTTTTCCAGAATTCTCCCGGATGTAGAGGTCTTCCTTCTCCTGAATAGGACCAAAAATTTACACCTCTCACCATTCCATTGTTCTTTATGGATTCATTGACTTTGTTGAAAATAAATTCGAAAAAACGATCACGGCAATTGGTCGTTGTGTCGGGAGAAAAAGATGAACCATCGCGGGCAATTCCAAATTCTTCGAGCACTATTGGCTTTTGAAGTTTTTTAGCTGCATCTACATGAACATCCCAATAAGAATTTACCTTTTGAAGCATTTCAGTGTATACCGAATCGCTTTGTTCGGGACTATACCAACCCCAGTTTTGTGCCCAGATGTGCATGGTTATGTAATCGATATTTGAATCGTTGTTGTCAATTAAAACATTAACACCGGAAACCAAATCGGCCGTATTTCCTTCGGTACCCAAACACACTAAATGATTTGAATCAAGGCTTTTGATATAGGCTGAAGTGGCACGCGTCCATTTCTGCAATTGCTTAGGCACATCGTAACCCCGTGGTTCGTTCGCCAATTGCCAGGCCATAATCACAGCATCATCTTTATAGGCTTTTCCGCTTATCGAATTAATTCTGCCAATAATGGTTTTAATATGATTCTTCATCATCTCCTGCGCCGAATCGTTGCTAAAAAACTGTTTGGAGTAGTCGGTGAACTGCTGCCACGAAGTTGGAGGCTCCTGAGGATAGGGAACTTCACCCATACCTGCCCAGCGCAGATACTGAGGAAATCCCCCACTCCAGGTCCAGAAATTACCAAGCACCATAACCGCTTTCATCTCTCTTTTTCCCATTTCGGCAAGCAGGAAATCCAATCCTTGCCATATATCATTGTTATACACTCCAGGAGCTGTTTGTAAGGCTGGATGGATACAGTAGCGCATAGAAGAGTCCGCTTCACTTGCAGCCAATATCCGCAAATTCGTAATCCCTAATTCCTTCATCTCATCCAGTTCCCTTAGCAATCGCTGCTGATCGCCCGATTGAGGCGCTCCCAGATTCATTCCCTGCCAATAATTGGCTCCTTTAAAGCTATATTCCTTTCCGTTTAGCGTGAATCCATTGTTAGCCACTTTAACAAAGTTGGCTTCATTTTTTTGCTGACAAGCAGAAAATACGATGAGCATGCCGGCTAATAAAAAGAGTAGAGTTTTGTTCATAATTATTATCAATTAAAGCACCGATATTTTTTAGGTGCTGTGGTTTTTCTTACTCGGAAATTTGCTGCAAATGCATTATTTGCAAATCGCTTTGCTTTGGCACATCCGAACCCGATAATTCTATGCTTCGTTTTTCGCCCGGCAGTAAATCAAAGTAATTATCGGAACATCTAATATCTGAATCCTTAAAATTCAGATATAAATCGCGAACTAATTTATCGGCTGAAACTTCCATAAAGTGCCTGCCTTCTTTTTCAATCAATTGTACGTCAATTTTAGCTTCGGGCAAAAGCTGATCTTTTGGTTTGGCAAAATAGTACCTGCCGTCAGCCAGAAGCTGATCCTCTGCTCTTACTTCCATTTGCAGCACAACCAACTTTTTATCGAATTTACCAAGTAGATCAGCAAGACTGCTTTTGAAAAGTACCGAACTGGTATTGGCTTTCAAATCAACATAAATTTCCTGTTTGAACAATTGTTCTCCTTCAAAACTGATCAGATTCAGACTCAAAACACCCTTCTTCCCAACCAATAAATCTGAAACACCATAAATGGACAGAGTATCATTTTTTGCAAAAGCAGATACCAAAACGGGTTTATATGCTTTTCGAAGCATGTAATGCATGGCTTTCCATTTGTGATAATAATCGGTACTGCTCCAACTGGCAACCGGCCAGCAATCGTTAATTTGCCAGTAAAGAGTTCCCATACAGTAAGGTCTGGCCCGTCGGTGTGCCTCAACAGCAGTTTTAATTCCCCTTGCCTGCAATACCTGACTCATGTATAGAAATCCCTCAAAATCAGTGGGTACTTTGTAATCCCAACCCATGTATTCTTTAATGCGTAAATTACCTATTCCGCTTCGCTGATGAGAAGCCATCACTTCCGATTCGATGTTGTAATCCTCCGGTAAGGTGTACTTTTTCACTGTTTCGAAATCGGGGAAAGATTGAAAACCATATTCGCTCATGAAACGAGCTTTGTATTTGTCAAAATCCTCGAACGGATGCAATCCGTGCCACACGCCCCAATAGTGCATATCTCCGCTTCTGCTATTGTAAGCAGCATGCTTTTCGGGTTCGAATCCTGCCTGAGGCGACGATGGCCAATAGTCATCTCCATCGGTATATTTATGAACTGCATCCGGTAAAATGTCATGGAAAATATCCATGTATGCCTTTTGAATTTCTTCCCGTTGTTCTTCGGTATATAGTTCTTTCCAACCCCAACCAGATTTGGAAAAATAACTCCATGCTGTATTTATTTCGTTGTTTCCACACCAAAGGGCAATGGATGGATGATTGCGCAAACGCACAATATTGTCCTTGGCCTCCTGTTTCACATTTTCCAAAAATTCCTCATTGCCCGGATACATGGAGCAGGCAAACATGAAATCCTGCCAAACCATGATGCCGTTTTTATCGCACAGATCATAAAAGATATCGTTCTCGTATGTGCCGCCGCCCCAAACCCGAAGCATGTTCATATTGGCATCTTTTGCATCAGCAATAACTTTTTCGTAATCGGCTTTGCTAACCCGTGGCAAAAAACTATCGTTGGGAATGTAATTTGCGCCTTTTGCAAAAACAGCAACACCATTCAATTCAAAATAAAATGACTCTCCTGCCTCATCTTTTTCCTGAACCAACTTCAGACTTCTTAATCCTGTATTTACAACATATTTGGCCATTACAAAATTGTCCTTTACCAACTGAGCTTCGAATTGATACCTATTCGGCTCTCCCAATCCGTTCGACCACCACAATTTCGGATTTTCGATATTGAATGGAACAGAAATCAAATTGCTTCCTTTTTCAATTTCAACC is a genomic window containing:
- a CDS encoding zf-HC2 domain-containing protein, which encodes MECNEVNSKLIFYLEKELLKDEMLQVENHLSKCSSCSDRLVLLQSAMGVIEKEKFLQPNPYFVSKTMNRFKEEQRKANQPVFTRLLMPAFVSILFVLAIGSGIFMGANFASDTENIQQSNLIDPYFNEIDNETIELFFLNDGYHE
- a CDS encoding RNA polymerase sigma factor codes for the protein MIEKDLVEQLKSGNETAFRQLVETYQAMVVNTAMGMIHNQTDAEDIAQDVFIQVYHSIADFRSESSLKTWLYRITITRSLNAIRTSKRRKFFSRIEDFFQGKKEEIQEGSGFVNPDRYLEEKDHARAIHAALDALPENQKIAFTLSKYEELSYAEIAELMQISKSSVESLLFRAKSNLQKKLIGYYEKFKK
- a CDS encoding cellulase family glycosylhydrolase, yielding MNKTLLFLLAGMLIVFSACQQKNEANFVKVANNGFTLNGKEYSFKGANYWQGMNLGAPQSGDQQRLLRELDEMKELGITNLRILAASEADSSMRYCIHPALQTAPGVYNNDIWQGLDFLLAEMGKREMKAVMVLGNFWTWSGGFPQYLRWAGMGEVPYPQEPPTSWQQFTDYSKQFFSNDSAQEMMKNHIKTIIGRINSISGKAYKDDAVIMAWQLANEPRGYDVPKQLQKWTRATSAYIKSLDSNHLVCLGTEGNTADLVSGVNVLIDNNDSNIDYITMHIWAQNWGWYSPEQSDSVYTEMLQKVNSYWDVHVDAAKKLQKPIVLEEFGIARDGSSFSPDTTTNCRDRFFEFIFNKVNESIKNNGMVRGVNFWSYSGEGRPLHPGEFWKKGDTYLGDPPHELQGWYGVYDKDSTTLAIIKRCCESKF
- a CDS encoding glycosyl hydrolase 2 galactose-binding domain-containing protein, yielding METRELNSNWTYHQANGELAGKAAVPGTIHTDLLANKQIEDPFYRTNEKSQQWIDKGDWEYSSSFQLSEKETNKQNLLLDFKGLDTYADVYVNDSLLLEADNMFREWEIDIKKLAKVGENQLRIYFHSPIKKGLELLKASAYTYPASNDQSENGGLGDNKVSVFTRKAGYHYGWDWGPRFVTSGIWRPIELKAWDEVRIVDVFIQQKSVKKEEAKLIADFTLEANEGFTGKVIIKDQSTGKELLTKQVEIEKGSNLISVPFNIENPKLWWSNGLGEPNRYQFEAQLVKDNFVMAKYVVNTGLRSLKLVQEKDEAGESFYFELNGVAVFAKGANYIPNDSFLPRVSKADYEKVIADAKDANMNMLRVWGGGTYENDIFYDLCDKNGIMVWQDFMFACSMYPGNEEFLENVKQEAKDNIVRLRNHPSIALWCGNNEINTAWSYFSKSGWGWKELYTEEQREEIQKAYMDIFHDILPDAVHKYTDGDDYWPSSPQAGFEPEKHAAYNSRSGDMHYWGVWHGLHPFEDFDKYKARFMSEYGFQSFPDFETVKKYTLPEDYNIESEVMASHQRSGIGNLRIKEYMGWDYKVPTDFEGFLYMSQVLQARGIKTAVEAHRRARPYCMGTLYWQINDCWPVASWSSTDYYHKWKAMHYMLRKAYKPVLVSAFAKNDTLSIYGVSDLLVGKKGVLSLNLISFEGEQLFKQEIYVDLKANTSSVLFKSSLADLLGKFDKKLVVLQMEVRAEDQLLADGRYYFAKPKDQLLPEAKIDVQLIEKEGRHFMEVSADKLVRDLYLNFKDSDIRCSDNYFDLLPGEKRSIELSGSDVPKQSDLQIMHLQQISE